One window of the Triticum dicoccoides isolate Atlit2015 ecotype Zavitan chromosome 3B, WEW_v2.0, whole genome shotgun sequence genome contains the following:
- the LOC119276957 gene encoding 40S ribosomal protein S24-1-like → MADSKASAAVTLRTRKFMTNRLLSRKQFVLEVIHPGKANVPKAELKDKLAKMYDVKDANCIFVFKFRTHFGGGKSTGFGLIYDNLEAAKKFEPKYRLIRNGLATKVEKSRKQIKERKNRSKKIRGVKKTKADAGKKKK, encoded by the exons ATGGCGGactcgaaggccagcgcggcggtcaCCCTCCGCACCCGCAAGTTCAtgaccaaccgcctcctctcccggAAGCAATTC GTGCTTGAGGTGATCCACCCCGGCAAGGCCAACGTCCCCAAA GCGGAGCTTAAGGATAAGCTGGCCAAGATGTACGACGTGAAGGACGCCAACTGCATCTTCGTGTTCAAGTTCCGCACACATTTCGGAGGCGGCAAGTCCACCGGATTCGGTCTCATCTACGACAACCTCGAAGCAGCCAAGAAGTTCGAGCCCAAGTACCGCCTGATCAGG AATGGTCTTGCTACTAAGGTTGAAAAGTCTCGCAAGCAAATTAAGGAGCGTAAGAACAGATCTAAGAAAATCCGCGGTGTCAAGAAG ACCAAGGCTGATGCCGGGAAGAAGAAGAAGTAA
- the LOC119276955 gene encoding senescence/dehydration-associated protein At4g35985, chloroplastic-like: protein MGCCGGGAMSSSSSSSRPRGGIREETLLRVPGASVHLVAGSEGPLELGRGELSVVRIFKDDVAVTTVVRVGRELGWPLARDEPVVKLDRLHYLFTLPDKDGGLLNYGVSFADATLLPSFDALLKSNSCFSTPSAPSRGSRPPPPASASPDAYWNDFSPKVGSYNNVLAKAIGAGTGHLVKGIFMCSESYASQVQKGANLISPQAAGGASKRFGGAGGADGSSQAGPAKRGGVNKSLKRVKKMSEMTEKMSKTMLDTVISVTGSMAAPLLRSNQGKALLSTVPGEVVIASLDAINKVMDAVEAAERRSLAATSNVVSGAVSKRYGESAGEATGDAFATVGHTVGTAWNIFKIRKAVTPSSSLPGNMVKSAVRNRN from the exons ATGGGCtgctgcggtgggggcgccatgtcgtcgtcgtcgtcgtcgtcgaggccgAGGGGCGGCATCCGGGAGGAGACGCTGCTCCGCGTCCCGGGCGCGTCGGTGCACCTCGTGGCCGGCTCCGAGGGGCCCCTCGAGCTCGGCCGCGGCGAACTCTCCGTCGTGAGGATCTTCAAGGACGACGTGGCCGTGACCACCGTGGTGCGCGTCGGCCGCGAACTCGGCTGGCCGCTGGCGAGGGACGAGCCCGTGGTCAAGCTCGACCGCCTGCACTACCTCTTCACGCTACCGGACAAGGACGGCGGGCTCCTCAACTACGGCGTCTCCTTCGCCGACGCCACGCTGCTGCCGTCCTTTGACGCGCTCCTCAAGTCCAACTCCTGCTTCTCCACGCCTTCCGCGCCGTCGAGGGGCtcgaggccgccgccgccggcgtcggCGTCGCCCGACGCGTACTGGAACGACTTCTCGCCGAAGGTTGGGAGCTACAACAACGTGCTCGCCAAGGCCATCGGCGCGGGCACCGGCCACCTCGTCAAAGGCATCTTCATGTGCAGCGAGTCCTACGCCAGCCAG GTTCAAAAGGGAGCCAACCTGATTAGCCCTCAAGCAGCCGGCGGCGCGAGCAAACGCTTCGGCGGCGCCGGTGGAGCTGACGGGAGCAGCCAGGCAGGTCCGGCGAAGCGTGGAGgagtcaacaagagcctcaagag ggttaagaagatgtcggagatgaCGGAGAAGATGAGCAAGACGATGCTGGACACGGTCATCTCGGTGACGGGGTCCATGGCCGCGCCGCTGCTCCGTTCCAACCAAGGGAAAGCCCTCCTCTCCACCGTCCCCGGAGAGGTCGTTATCGCCTCTCTCGACGCCATCA ATAAAGTGATGGATGCGGTCGAGGCTGCCGAGAGGAGGTCGCTTGCTGCGACCTCCAACGTTGTTTCTGGTGCAGTGTCCAAGAG GTATGGAGAGAGCGCAGGGGAGGCGACCGGAGACGCATTCGCCACGGTCGGCCACACCGTCGGGACGGCGTGGAACATCTTCAAGATACGCAAGGCCGTCACACCCTCGTCCTCCCTTCCGGGGAACATGGTCAAGAGCGCCGTCAGGAACAGAAACTGA